One window of Penaeus chinensis breed Huanghai No. 1 chromosome 34, ASM1920278v2, whole genome shotgun sequence genomic DNA carries:
- the LOC125043721 gene encoding uncharacterized mitochondrial protein AtMg00860-like, whose protein sequence is MLKRYYERASQKKEEVAKKAGLTARPSNCAIGSSHIEYVGHRVGEGTSTAIIGKGSYITRMRFLLTEKEVRSLLGLISYYRQYMKNFASIAAPLTDLMKKSCPNKAIGELVIKRHFINSKTYLMNLQY, encoded by the exons ATGTTGAAACGTTACTACGAGCGTGCCtcacaaaagaaggaagaagtggcgAAG AAGGCAGGATTAACAGCTCGACCAAGTAATTGTGCAATAGGCAGCTCGCATATTGAGTATGTAGGTCATCGAGTTGGAGAAGGAACATCAACGGCCATTATAGGCAAAGGCAGTTATATCACTAGGATGCGTTTTCTACTAACGGAAAAGGAAGTGCGATCACTTTTAGGTTTAATAAGCTACTACCGTCAGTACATGAAGAATTTCGCCTCTATTGCTGCTCCTCTCACAGATCTCATGAAGAAATCATGTCCAAATAAGGCCATTGGGGAATTAGTCATCAAGAGGCATTTCATAAACTCAAAGACGTACTTAATGAACCTTCAGTATTAA
- the LOC125043722 gene encoding uncharacterized protein LOC125043722, producing the protein MSGQIPGCSPVARSEVNCEVQVSDTDCMSRLGRRCESEGGPRGAGHGRGHWGAAGPGTSARQPAGPRDDDGTPLIRLLVLGGHGVGKSAVTVRYLTRRFIGEYKSQVDIIYRQTLEVDGVKVHLEIIDISSRPGDDTLPTLEICQCDCYLVVYSVADRRTFVTANQLLHAIFKLRPNMPFPTITLLGNKQDLEHSRQVAPEEGEIVSRSFGCAFSEVSVAETSEDIIPIFTSLIRRARMASFLCPHSPRNVPDQTRTCSCSYHKSFQNNSNGCRHCRCSNVSLGGCASTGRASGHSGKYATKEINGNALKDGELTAGEKCKCNRKPHRKTSRSNSKKLAVRSFSSPVSKSGTVSDRDRIISFQRNASNVSLSQTFRVRESKIHQGTKTREKDEENYQKIKVPQTGNFTVLYRSLSSPDSWPELFAVRKLPDLETDQNSNAIPRTAQEPRLLTRGRSFIFDNSRPALDHKCSCGFQIRTSSFKSSGKIEIVNIKNPKVDMSKKTAKCDTKKHFQEHSVPGEKSESDVPCQEDSRLRLSTSSSVSKSPRSMKNFGLDPLDSRSVDDSAAGARQRKFSVFGVGRALGNFLSKGSMPDLPRATANFCDRFGSLKKTIKKRSV; encoded by the exons ATGAGTGGGCAG atCCCCGGCTGCAGCCCCGTCGCAAGGTCAGAAGTCAACTGCGAAGTGCAAGTATCGGACACTGATTGCATGTCACGACTCGGCAGGCGTTGCGAGTCCGAGGGAGGGCCAAGAGGAGCCGGTCACGGGCGTGGGCACTGGGGCGCTGCTGGCCCCGGGACTTCCGCTCGTCAGCCTGCTGGTCCAAGGGATGACGACGGAACTCCGCTAATTCGGCTCCTGGTGCTCGGGGGGCACGGCGTCGGGAAATCAG CTGTGACTGTACGATATTTAACGCGGAGGTTTATAGGGGAATACAAATCACAAGTAG ACATCATCTACAGACAAACTTTGGAAGTAGACGGAGTAAAAGTTCATCTTGAAATTATCGACATTTCTTCAAGACCG GGAGATGACACACTTCCGACCCTCGAGATCTGCCAGTGTGACTGCTACCTTGTCGTCTACAGCGTGGCAGACCGACGGACGTTTGTCACAGCCAATCAGCTGCTCCACGCCATATTCAAGCTCCGGCCCAACATGCCTTTTCCAACAATAACTCTCTTGGGGAATAAGCAAGATTTAGAACATTCAAGACAG GTGGCACCGGAAGAAGGTGAGATCGTCTCCCGGTCTTTTGGCTGCGCGTTTTCCGAAGTGTCCGTGGCAGAGACAAGCGAGGACATCATTCCCATCTTTACCTCGCTCATAAGAAGAGCTAGAATGGCGTCCTTTCTGTGCCCCCATTCTCCTAGGAATGTCCCGGACCAAACTCGCACATGCTCTTGTTCATACCATAAATCCTTCCAGAACAACAGCAACGGTTGTAGACACTGCCGCTGCTCTAACGTGTCGCTTGGTGGATGCGCGTCCACTGGAAGAGCCAGCGGTCATTCCGGCAAGTACGCGACCAAAGAAATAAATGGGAATGCTCTAAAGGATGGCGAGCTGACCGCCGGTGAGAAGTGCAAGTGTAACAGGAAGCCTCACCGAAAAACAAGTAGATCGAACAGTAAGAAACTAGCTGTCCGCTCGTTCAGTTCTCCGGTTTCAAAATCAGGAACAGTCAGTGATCGAGATCGCATAATCTCATTTCAGAGAAATGCGTCAAACGTTTCCCTatcgcaaacatttcgcgtaagAGAATCTAAAATCCATCAGGGTactaaaacaagagaaaaagacgaagaaaactatCAAAAAATAAAGGTCCCACAGACCGGTAATTTCACGGTTCTCTATCGTTCTCTTAGTTCGCCAGACTCGTGGCCGGAATTGTTCGCTGTTCGAAAGCTTCCTGATCTGGAAACGGACCAAAACTCGAATGCCATCCCCAGAACGGCCCAGGAACCGAGATTACTGACGAGAGGCAGGTCGTTCATATTCGACAACAGTAGACCAGCGCTGGATCACAAATGTTCATGTGGGTTTCAAATTCGCACAAGCTCTTTCAAAAGCAGCGGTAAAATCGAGATTGTTAACATTAAGAACCCGAAAGTAGACATGTCGAAAAAAACCGCCAAATGCGACACCAAAAAACATTTCCAGGAACACAGCGTCCCGGgcgaaaagagcgagagcgatgTTCCTTGCCAGGAAGATTCCCGGTTGCGGCTTTCGACGTCTTCGTCCGTTTCGAAGTCTCCGAGATCGATGAAGAACTTCGGGCTGGATCCCTTAGACTCTAGATCTGTCGACGATTCTGCCGCCGGTGCGAGGCAGCGAAAATTTTCTGTGTTTGGCGTGGGGAGAGCTCTTGGGAACTTCCTCTCCAAGGGATCCATGCCCGACCTTCCTCGCGCAACTGCCAATTTTTGTGACAGATTTGGATCATTGAAAAAGACGATAAAAAAGCGTTCAGTGTAG